The Gemmatimonadales bacterium DNA window CGCGACCTCGAGGGAGAGGACGTGGTTCGTCGTTACCCCGTACTTGAGGCAGTGCGGCCCGCCCGCGTTCTCCGCCACATTACCGCCGATCGTGCAGGCTGACTGACTCGAGGGATCGGGCGCGTACATCAGGTCGAATGGAGCCGCGGCACGGGACAACGTGGCGTTCACCACCCCGGGTTCGACGACCGCGCGGCGGTTGGCGGGGTCGATCGAGCGGATCTTCCCCAGCCGCGTCAGGGTGATCAGGACCTCGGGCGCCTCGGCCAGCGCCCCGCCCGAGAGGCCCGTCCCAGCGCCCCGGGCCACGAATGGCACGCCTCGCGCGGCAAGAAGCCTCAGCACCGCGCACACTTCGGCCGTGGAGCCCGGGAAGACGACCACCCCGGGCGTGCGCCGGTGCGTCGGCAGGCCGTCGGCCGAGAAGGTCGCGAGCTCGGCGCGGGCGGTGCGCACGTAACGCTCCCCGACGATCGCGGCGAGCGCGTCGGGGACCGAGGTGGCGGCAGTCAACATCCAGACAATCTAGCTATTTTGTCAGGGTGTTCGCCGCCGTCGTCGCCGCGTTGCTCCAGGCGCAGTCACCCGCGCCGGCCCTCGAGGTGCGCATCGCCGGGGCCTGGATCGGATGGCCGAACTACGCCCCCGGCGCGGCCGTGGCGCGGCCCGGCCTGCTCGATGCCGCCATCGCCTGGGAGGACAGCGCCGACGGCCTAGTCACCGGCAGCTTCGTGGTGCGTACCGCGGAAGGAGCACTGCGCAACAGCGTGGCAGTGGTCGAACTCGACCCGCGCCGGTTCCGGTTCGATCTCGCCCTGCTGCCGCCCGACGGCCGCCGCAGCGCCGCCGATCATCTCGCCGCCGACAGCACGCTGGTGCTGGTATCCAACACCGGGCTGTTCCGGGTCAACGGCACTCCGCAGGGGCTGGTGATGCTCGATGGCCGTCGTCGCGGCGCGCTGGCCGGCTGGCTCGACGCCGTCGTGGTGCTCGACAGCGCCGGGGTGCATGTCACGGACATCGCGACCGCGGCGCGGGAAATGCCGCCGGGTTCGTCGGGATTCCAGACCCTGCCGTTCCTGGTGCGCGACCAGCGCGTGGTGTTCGGGTGGACCAACGGGCTGAAGCTCTCGCGCACCCATCGTGACCGCCGCATCACCCTGTGCCTGAATCCGGGGCGGATCCGCCTGTTCCTCAGCAACTTCGAGGTGTTCGGGGCGACGGCGGGCCGGGTGCCCATCGGGCTCACCATCCCCGAGCAGGCGCTGATCGCCGCGGGGATGGGGTGCGCCGAGGCCGTGGCGCTCGACGGCGGCATCAGCTCGCAGATCGCCATCCGGGTGGGGAAACGCGTGGTGCGATGGCCCGGGTGGCGCCGCGTGCCCTTGATGTTGCAGGTCCGCAGGCGATAGGCTTTGGCAGGCACATCTTCCCGGAGGCACCATGCGCGTCCGTCTGCCGTTCCTCGCCGCCGCTCTGGCCGTGCTCGCCGCACCGGCCCACGCCCAGAGCTACCGCGCCATGTGGGGTCCGGGGCCTAACGACATTTGGGCCGTCGGCGGCGCCGGCCTGGTGGCGCATTTCGACGGCCGCGCCTGGAGCCAGCGGCCGACCGGCTACCAGGCCGACCTCAACGCCGTCTGGGGTGCGGCTCCCAACGACGTCTGGGCGGTGGGCGAGAGCGGCGCGGTCTTCCACTGGAACGGCTCGGCGTGGCAGGTCACGCGTCTGGGCGAGCATGACTGGGTCTCCATCGGCGGCTGCGCGGCCAACGACGTGTGGATGGTGGGGCAGTCGGAGGACGAGGACGAGGCGCCCACGCTCCTGCACTGGAACGGCAGCGCCTGGAGCGCCGAGCGGCTCAGCATCCCCTTCCGCGCCGCGGGCATCGCGCTGGCGTGTCCCGACGTCTGGATCGCCGGCGCCACGTACTTCGATCCGCGTCCCGACCAGCGCCGCAACGCCGGCGTGCTGATGCGGCGCAGCGGCGGCTCCTGGACCATGACCGGCTGGAACGGCCGCGACATGACGGACCCCGTGGTCGGCGGGGCGTCCTGGACCAGCATCGCACTGGGCGGCGGCTCGACCCTGCTGGCCGGCGTCGGCGACAACGGGCCGGTCGCCATCGTGTCGGGCCGCACCGGGGGCTGGCGTCCCCTCCCGGCGCTGTCGGTCCCGGGGGTCGAGCGCGACGGCTACCGCTTCATCCTCGCCGCCGATGGCACGCCGGTCGCCGTATTC harbors:
- a CDS encoding phosphodiester glycosidase family protein, with translation MFAAVVAALLQAQSPAPALEVRIAGAWIGWPNYAPGAAVARPGLLDAAIAWEDSADGLVTGSFVVRTAEGALRNSVAVVELDPRRFRFDLALLPPDGRRSAADHLAADSTLVLVSNTGLFRVNGTPQGLVMLDGRRRGALAGWLDAVVVLDSAGVHVTDIATAAREMPPGSSGFQTLPFLVRDQRVVFGWTNGLKLSRTHRDRRITLCLNPGRIRLFLSNFEVFGATAGRVPIGLTIPEQALIAAGMGCAEAVALDGGISSQIAIRVGKRVVRWPGWRRVPLMLQVRRR